The following is a genomic window from Geobacillus subterraneus.
CCTCCGGAAGTACAAAAGCTGCTCGTTGACGGCAAGCTGTCGATGGGACACGGTCGAGCGCTCTTAGGGCTAAAGCAAAAAGGAAAAATGAAGTTCATCGTCGAGCGAACGGTTCGCGACGGGCTGAACGTCCGTCAGCTCGAAAAACTGGTCCAGCAAATGAACGAAAATGTTTCACGTGAAACATCGAAACGGAAACCGCCGGAAAAAAGCGTGTTTCTCCGGGAAAGTGAGTCGCTGTTGCGCGAAAAATTCGGCACGAACGTTACGATTAAACAGACGAAGAAAAAAGGGAAAATCGAAATCGAATTTTTTTCCCCGGAAGACTTAGAGAGAATATTGGAACTGCTCGACGTGCAGTTCGATGAGTAGAGCGGCCCCTTAATAAAGGCCGATCTATTTTTGCTAGAGGGGATTGAACAGCATGGTATTGCTAGGAACGATTGTCAACGGGATAAGCATTGTTGTCGGGGCTTTGATCGGGATATGGTTTCACCGAATTCCCGAACGGGTAAAAGAGACGGTAATGGGAGGCATCGGGCTGGCGGTAGCGCTTCTTGGCATTCAGATGGGAATGAAAAGCGAGCAGTTTCTCGTCGTCATTTTCAGTCTCGTTTTCGGCGGCATTCTCGGGGAGATTTGGAACTGGGAAGAAAAGCTGAACCGGCTCGGCCAATGGCTCGAGAAAAAAGTTGGCGGCAACGGGGAAGGAAGCATTGCGAAAGGGTTTGTCAGCGCGACGTTGTTATTTGTCATCGGTGCGATGGCGATTGTCGGGGCGCTCGACAGCGGGTTGCGCGGCGATCATAGCGTCTTGTATACGAAATCGATTTTGGACGGCTTTGCGAGCGTCATTTTGACGACGACGCTTGGCATCGGCGTCATGTTCTCTGCGCTGCCCGTGGTCATATACGAAGGCGGCATCGCTTTATTGGCGACGCAAATCGAGCGGTTTGTGCCAAAGGAAGTGTTAGATTCGTTCATCGCTGAATCGACAGCGACCGGGGGAATTTTAATTATAGCCATCGGACTGAACATGCTCGGTTTGACGAACATTCGTGTGGCCAATTTGCTTCCGAGCATTCTTGTAACGGCGGCAGCTGTTTTCCTTCTTTCGCTCGCTTAGCCGTTGCGGCTGCCTCCTTTCAGGCGAGGAGAAAAGAAATCCCCTTCTTGAATAGCCTGTCAAGAGGGGGATGGGCCGCCTACCATAATGAATGGCGGTCTTTTGGAAGCGGATGGGCGGCGAGCCGCTCCTTTCGGATGAGATGCCGCTCCGCCTCATAAATGCCGTTGGCGATCGTTTTGGCCATATTCATGACGAGATGAAGGCGCGTATTTTGCAGGACGAAAAATTCCATAAATCCGCTCACATTCACTACTCCGGTAATATGGGCGTCGCCGACGGGAAGAAGCTGCTTATTCACCCCGGCTCCGGGGCGAACCGGCCCTTTGGCGACGGTGATGGCGCCGACGCTTTTCAGCCGCCCGAGGCAAGCATCGACCGCGATCATAAACGGATCGCGATGAATGAGCTGAATGGCTCCTACTTTTTCTTCTAGGTTGACGGCGTGGATCGGTTCCTCAAGCGTTCCGTATACGTGAAAGCGGGTCAATGGCTTCTCTTTCAGCATCGTGCCGACAAGCGGTCCGAGTGAATCGCCGGTCGAACGATCTGTGCCGATGCAGACGATGGCGACCGGCTGGACGAGCGGATCCGGAAGCAGCGAGGCGATCCGCCAGGCGATCGAGGACGCCGCCCCTTGTTCATCGTAAAAAACGCGATCTCTTTCCTCTTTGGAAGAGAAAAATATCGACGGTATGCTCATTCGCTTCACTCCTACTTTCGATTCAAAAGTATTAACAGTATACGGAAAATGAAAGAATGATATACATGTTGACGTTTGTTTTTCTTTTTCGTCCGGTGCATGACTACAAATCAACGGTCTGTCTTGTTAAAATAAAAAGCGCAGACTGAAAAAAGGTAGAGGTGTCGCCAGCGTTGAGTATGATTGAAAGAACAGTTAGTCGGTTGTTTGAGTTTTTGACGGATGAGGAGCTGTGGATTCGGATCGGAACAGGGGCGCTCAAGATTGTGCTTATCCTACTCATATGCGCCATAGCGGTGAAAG
Proteins encoded in this region:
- a CDS encoding DUF554 domain-containing protein yields the protein MVLLGTIVNGISIVVGALIGIWFHRIPERVKETVMGGIGLAVALLGIQMGMKSEQFLVVIFSLVFGGILGEIWNWEEKLNRLGQWLEKKVGGNGEGSIAKGFVSATLLFVIGAMAIVGALDSGLRGDHSVLYTKSILDGFASVILTTTLGIGVMFSALPVVIYEGGIALLATQIERFVPKEVLDSFIAESTATGGILIIAIGLNMLGLTNIRVANLLPSILVTAAAVFLLSLA
- the yyaC gene encoding spore protease YyaC, giving the protein MSIPSIFFSSKEERDRVFYDEQGAASSIAWRIASLLPDPLVQPVAIVCIGTDRSTGDSLGPLVGTMLKEKPLTRFHVYGTLEEPIHAVNLEEKVGAIQLIHRDPFMIAVDACLGRLKSVGAITVAKGPVRPGAGVNKQLLPVGDAHITGVVNVSGFMEFFVLQNTRLHLVMNMAKTIANGIYEAERHLIRKERLAAHPLPKDRHSLW